In Salvelinus sp. IW2-2015 linkage group LG23, ASM291031v2, whole genome shotgun sequence, a genomic segment contains:
- the LOC111950165 gene encoding transmembrane protein 47-like: MSVNEVYVFRPFKLIALLCVFLALCLDIVALLSPAWVTAERFSLSLWESCTDKDSGWRCLSTLKSDWQIATLVLLLAGAALTLVAFLVALISLCRGTHRQHYRTVAVFMFVAVVLQACALVLYPIKFIDGTVLQTYHEFNWGYGLGWGATIFMLGGGILFCLRTDMYEDAMY, translated from the exons ATGTCTGTAAATGAAGTGTACGTTTTCAGACCATTCAAGTTGATTGCTTTACTTTGTGTATTTCTGGCATTGTGTCTGGACATTGTAGCGTTATTGAGTCCCGCCTGGGTAACCGCAGAGCGGTTTTCTTTGTCGCTATGGGAATCATGCACCGATAAAGATTCTGGCTGGAGATGCCTTTCCACCCTCAAATCTG ACTGGCAGATAGCCACCCTCGTGTTGCTGCTGGCCGGTGCTGCGTTGACTCTGGTGGCCTTCCTGGTGGCCCTCATCTCCCTGTGCCGggggacacacagacagcactaCCGCACAGTAGCCGTGTTCATGTTCGTTGCAG TGGTCCTTCAGGCCTGTGCACTGGTCCTCTACCCAATCAAGTTCATTGATGGAACCGTCCTGCAGACCTACCATGAGTTCAACTGGGGCTACGGACTGGGCTGGGGAGCCACCATCTTCATGCTAGGAGGAGGCATCCTCTTCTGCCTCCGGACGGACATGTATGAGGACGCTATGTACTga